A region of Epinephelus moara isolate mb chromosome 15, YSFRI_EMoa_1.0, whole genome shotgun sequence DNA encodes the following proteins:
- the LOC126401623 gene encoding epithelial cell-transforming sequence 2 oncogene-like, which translates to METNGKVTPHSVKRWQLRGTDCEPQRVRSLRSETCFSTWTPLNNKTSNLQLFEERMNLVLHWFDLWTDRQRKHLLHSLLTRCTKSQLKCCRDLLIETVPVTQVDFTSVLPRFLSLYVMSFLSPRDLCSAAQVNWHWRILAEQDCLWAGRCIARGWFLPCTPGEKEFGAWKNHYVSCVSTLDWLTPREAAEQYGTLNQQSAGMTEEEEERRKERRIRQMIRDKLQEEKRQSLRSRRACGGYTKPEGARGGSTQTGRPSSGITFSSWPSLSWPQRTVGSSSLCLSLDRGQPMTEAQSSERLQASSLSSERLSKASGELSSFTSIPTLPRTVSPIYLTTSALLLLISNRIPAYELVLSGVKAGVMVVLYDHRGTLTALLAQVERAISGRRAQRLGLLAPGGTEEIHLLHSSSLSERTLLAPNHREFWEKLCGWIAPSEEGGGIDIFSPLAASASGVALIQTLSTLTGLEVQAPVGLATGSFQNILSEWSDGSVCTALLNRHPAAPALQFVCESVLHGWCRQAQWMEEALGELMGSLGPQLQRLSLQARGRALGNFLWERIRLEELCVSKDVSEALTEGLTALTRQEETRPLEFLAMFLKRWHEEQEGEESSGEEKRRNKEADDFSLTPHSLQLELPQTALDWRGAAARELLHSECLYLGRLSAVLKVYKEPLTAALNSNRAILSHADIHIVLSPVKQILELNRVFQVDLQTRLQQWGAEQCVGDVFVKLCSKLRVYSNYLNNYTTALRTIDKCSETKPPFRAFLKRADRTLATHMLSLQELLLCPAWRIQEYVTLLQALSLHTHPSHPDHTHLSSALNTLLRFREFVQKLKRNSERDRLMEETQQMIQGCPNLSEGNRQLITTQDAALLRSPDEQIPDSLRTFEHVSDVGLFLFNDALVLTWRNVHHTPFTLAHQSTHTFLASVALTSLAVREIAHSRYVCHAFVLEGPCRSWVCATERGEEREHFLSVLRSAINSALTEHQ; encoded by the exons ATGGAGACGAACGGGAAAGTAACCCCTCACTCGGTGAAGCGGTGGCAGCTCCGCGGGACGGACTGTGAGCCGCAGCGGGTCCGCAGCCTGCGCTCCGAAACCTGCTTCAGCACTTGGACTCCTCTGAACAACAAGACGAGTAACCTGCAG TTGTTTGAGGAGAGGATGAACCTTGTGCTGCACTGGTTTGAcctgtggacagacagacagaggaagcaCCTGCTGCACTCTCTGCTCACACGCTGCACCAAGTCACAGCTCAA gtgctgcagggatttgctgATTGAGACCGTTCCTGTGACTCAAGTGGACTTCACATCGGTGCTACCTCGGTTCCTGTCCCTctatgtgatgtcatttctgtccCCTCGTGACCTCTGTTCTGCCGCCCAGGTCAACTGGCACTGGAGGATTCTTGCCGAGCAG GACTGTCTCTGGGCTGGCCGCTGCATCGCTAGAGGCTGGTTCCTCCCCTGCACTCCAGGAGAGAAAGAATTTGGAGCATGGAAAAACCACTACGTCTCCTGCGTCTCCACGCTGGACTGGCTCACTCCCCGGGAGGCAGCCGAGCAGTACGGGACCCTAAACCAACAAAGCGCTGGGATgaccgaggaggaggaggagaggaggaaggagaggaggatcAGGCAGATGATCAGAGACAAACTACAGGAGGAGAAGA GACAATCTCTGAGAAGCAGGAGAGCCTGTGGCGGCTACACAAAGCCAGAAGGTGCCAGAGGTGGAAGTACCCAGACAGGAAGGCCCAGCTCTGGAATAACATTCAGCTCTTGGCCCTCTCTCTCCTGGCCTCAGAGGACTGTTGGGTCTTCCAGCCTCTGTCTCAGCCTGGACAGAGGACAGCCCATGACTGAAGCTCAGAGCTCGGAGAGACTCCAGGCCTCCAGTCTGAGCAG TGAAAGACTGAGCAAAGCCAGTGGAGAGCTGTCTTCCTTCACCAGCATACCTACACTGCCACGTACAGTGTCACCCATCTATCTGACCACTTCTGCCCTCTTACTGCTCATCTCCAACAGAATCCCTGCCTATGAG CTGGTGCTGAGTGGTGTGAAGGCAGGAGTGATGGTGGTTCTCTACGATCACAGAGGGACTCTCACAGCTCTCTTAGCCCAGGTAGAGAGGGCTATTTCCGGGCGGAGAGCTCAGAGGCTGGGTCTGCTGGCTCCGGGAGGAACAGAGGAAATCCATCTGCTTCACA GTAGTAGCCTATCAGAGAGGACTCTACTGGCCCCCAACCACAGAGAATTCTGGGAAAAACTGTGTGGCTGGATAGCGCCAtctgaggagggaggagggattGACATCTTTTCCCCGCTGGCAGCATCTG CATCAGGAGTGGCTCTCATCCAGACTCTCTCTACCCTGACTGGCCTGGAGGTTCAGGCGCCAGTGGGTCTTGCCACCGGAAGTTTCCAGAACA TCCTGAGCGAGTGGTCTGACGGCAGTGTGTGCACCGCCCTCTTGAACCGGCACCCAGCAGCCCCGGCTCTGCAGTTCGTGTGTGAGAGCGTACTGCATGGCTGGTGCAGGCAGGCTCAGTGGATGGAGGAGGCTCTGGGGGAGCTGATGGGCTCCCTAGGGCCACAGCTACAGCGGCTGAGCCTCCAGGCCAGGGGCCGAGCTCTGG GTAATTTTTTGTGGGAGAGAATTCGCCTTGAGGAGCTTTGTGTGTCCAAAGATGTAAGCGAGGCTCTGACTGAGGGACTCACAGCGCTCACAAGACAGGAAGAG ACCAGACCTTTGGAGTTTCTTGCCATGTTCCTGAAAAGATGGCATGAGGAGCAGGAGGGAGAAGAGAGTAGCggggaggaaaagaggagaaacaaaGAAGCAGATGATTTCTCCTTAACACCACATAGCTTGCAGCTTGAGCTaccacag ACAGCGTTAGATTGGAGAGGTGCAGCTGCCAGAGAGCTCCTCCACAGCGAGTGTCTCTATCTGGGGAGACTGAGCGCTGTGCTGAAG GTGTACAAGGAGCCTCTTACTGCAGCTCTCAACTCCAACAGAGCCATTCTCAGCCACGCTGACATCCACATTGTCCTCAGCCCTGTCAAACAAATACTGGAGCTcaacag agtgTTTCAGGTAGATTTACAGACCAGGCTGCAGCAGTGGGGTGCAGAGCAGTGTGTTGGAGATGTGTTTGTAAAACTGTGCTCAAAACTCAGAGTCTACAGCAACTACCTCAACAACTACACCACCGCCCTCCGTACCATAGACAAG TGCAGTGAGACCAAGCCTCCATTTCGGGCTTTCCTGAAGAGAGCTGACAGAACTCTTGCAACACACATGCTGAg cctgcaggagctgctgctgtgtccaGCGTGGAGAATACAGGAGTATGTGACTCTGCTTCAAGCTCTGTctttacacacacaccccaGTCATCCCGACCACACACACCTGTCCTCTGCCCTCAACACCCTGCTGAGATTCAGGGAATTTGTACAAAAG TTGAAGCGTAactcagagagagacaggctgATGGAGGAGACGCAGCAGATGATTCAAGGCtgtcca AACCTCAGCGAAGGGAACAGGCAGCTGATAACAACTCAGGATGCTGCTTTGCTCAGGAGCCCTGATGAACAGATACCAGACTCACTCAG GACCTTTGAGCATGTGTCTGATGTGGGCCTGTTCCTGTTCAACGACGCTTTGGTGTTGACGTGGCGAAATGTGCATCACACACCTTTCACGCTGGCTCaccagagcacacacacattcctggcCTCTGTGGCCCTCACCAGCCTGGCTGTCAGAGAGATCGCACATTCACGCT ATGTGTGTCATGCCTTTGTCCTGGAGGGTCCTTGTCGTTCCTGGGTTTGTGCCACAGAAagaggtgaggagagagagcacttcctgtctgtgctgcGTTCGGCCATAAACTCTGCTCTGACAGAACATCAGTGA